One stretch of Chryseobacterium sp. LJ668 DNA includes these proteins:
- a CDS encoding ankyrin repeat domain-containing protein: MKNILLILSFLSFSFFHAQEQVKSVFDVARSGTVAELKVLMKNNPDIINQTNEQKYSPLILACYRGNMEVADFLIDHVKDINYNSPMGTVLMAVIFKGDLKLAQKLLDNKSDVNKADSQGTTPLIFAVKLGNIEMVQLLLKYKANKNLKDNEGKTAFDYAVFSKNNELINQLKN, encoded by the coding sequence ATGAAAAATATACTATTGATTTTAAGCTTCTTAAGCTTCTCTTTTTTTCACGCTCAGGAACAGGTGAAATCTGTTTTTGATGTAGCGAGAAGCGGTACTGTTGCGGAACTTAAAGTTTTAATGAAAAACAATCCGGATATTATCAACCAGACCAATGAGCAAAAATATTCTCCGCTTATTTTGGCTTGTTATCGTGGAAATATGGAAGTTGCTGATTTTCTTATTGATCATGTAAAAGACATTAATTATAATTCTCCAATGGGTACTGTGCTTATGGCAGTAATATTCAAAGGAGATTTGAAATTAGCTCAAAAATTATTAGATAACAAATCTGATGTAAACAAGGCAGATTCACAAGGAACAACGCCTCTTATTTTTGCTGTAAAATTGGGAAATATTGAGATGGTACAACTTCTTCTCAAATACAAAGCAAATAAAAATTTAAAAGATAACGAAGGAAAAACGGCGTTTGATTATGCTGTATTTTCAAAAAATAATGAACTTATCAATCAATTAAAAAATTAA
- a CDS encoding T9SS type A sorting domain-containing protein — protein MKHIVLFSCLLISSFGISQQKTTGDVPLSPNNGITANFTLDNATSKVTLVLKGPSDRWFGLGIGVNAGFSMSSGDAVVYSDVTTPKLTDRNFIGTTQPPLDSSQDWTIVSDVVSGTVRTLTLTRNLTNSDPNDYQMPYATTNSISFAGPRPATATTTVAPHGGTANVGYATASFTTVLGVDELNALEKNKVTVYPNPVKETVNFKNAEKIKSIDIYESTGRKVKSVKLDSENISVSDLKSGSYYLEITLKDGSLSYEKLIKE, from the coding sequence ATGAAACACATTGTACTCTTTTCTTGCTTATTAATAAGTAGTTTTGGCATTTCGCAGCAAAAAACTACAGGTGATGTCCCTTTATCTCCCAATAATGGAATAACTGCAAATTTTACTTTAGATAATGCAACCTCTAAGGTCACTTTGGTTTTAAAAGGTCCTTCTGACAGATGGTTTGGATTGGGAATTGGTGTAAATGCGGGATTTAGCATGTCTTCAGGAGATGCGGTAGTTTATTCTGATGTTACTACTCCAAAATTAACAGATAGAAATTTTATAGGCACAACGCAACCGCCATTAGATAGTTCACAAGACTGGACGATCGTAAGTGATGTCGTTTCAGGAACTGTAAGAACGTTAACTTTAACAAGAAATTTAACAAATTCTGATCCTAATGATTATCAAATGCCATATGCTACCACAAATTCTATAAGTTTTGCGGGACCAAGACCTGCTACAGCTACTACGACCGTAGCACCACATGGAGGTACAGCCAATGTAGGATATGCTACTGCTTCTTTTACAACAGTATTGGGTGTAGATGAATTGAATGCTTTAGAAAAAAATAAGGTAACAGTCTACCCAAACCCTGTAAAAGAAACGGTAAACTTCAAAAATGCAGAGAAAATAAAATCGATCGACATTTATGAATCTACCGGAAGAAAAGTAAAATCTGTAAAATTAGACAGTGAAAACATCAGTGTTTCTGATCTGAAATCCGGAAGCTATTATCTGGAAATTACTTTGAAAGACGGAAGCCTTTCTTATGAGAAATTAATTAAAGAATAA